A segment of the uncultured Fibrobacter sp. genome:
AGGCTTTTCACGGAGCAATTCATCGCCGAAAAACTGAATCTGATAACGGTCTCCGAACTTGTCGAGCGTCATGCCGGGGAATCCATCCGGCGCCCCATTCACAATGCGAAAAGCCTCAGTAACCCCCAGCAAAGGAGCACGTCTTTTATAAGCAGCATCTAGTTTTTCGGCAAAATTCATAAGCATGGACTAAAATTACAAATGTGAGATGTGGGATTATCCATCTCACATTTCTCATTACACATTATTTATTAAGGATGACACATCGTGTCACTTATCCATGCTCTTGATTTGGTCCACGAATTCGCCGACTTCCTTGAATTCGCGGTAAATCGAGGCAAAGCGCACGTAGGCGACGGCATCGAGTTTCTTGAGTTCCTGCATCACCAGGTTGCCAATCTGTTCGTAGCTGACTTCGAAGTTTTCAGTCACGGTCAGGGCGTTTTCCACGTTAGTCGCGAGCTGTTCAATGTCGGCGACCGAGACGGGGCGCTTTTTGCAGGAGTTCATGATACCGCGCAAGAGCTTTTCGCGCTGGAACGGTTCATGTTCGCCGCTGCGCTTGATCACGGTCAGCGGCTGAACTTCGATGTATTCACGAGTGGTAAAGCGTTTGCCGCATTCGCAACATTCGCGACGACGACGAATGGACGACCCGCTCACGCGGCTGTCCACCACCTTGTCGTTATCTTTCTTGCAGAATGGGCAAATCATCTTAAACCTTAGTTGAACTTCTTGAATTCAGCGACGTTGGCCTTGAATTCAGCGAGGTATTCCTTCGCGGCAGCCACAACAGCTTCCGGAGTGTAACCGAATTCCTTTTCGAGCACGGCTGCCGGAGCAGAGGCGCCAAAGCGTTCGAGACCGGAGACCTTGCCAAAGCCACCCACGACCTGGGCGAACAGGAGCGGAAGGCCGCTGGACTTTGCAAACACCGGAGTCCAAGGAACTATCACGGATTCGCGATAAGCCTTGTCCTGAGCCATGAAGAGGGCCGGGCTAATCATGGAGACCACGCGAACCTTGAGGCCTTCGCCACGGAGGATTTCAGCGGCGTCGTGAGTCAGGAGCACATCGGAACCGTTAGACACGAAGGTCAGGTCCGGGCGTGCGGAACCGCAGTTGTCGCTCACGATGTAGGCACCCTTGCGGCATGCCTTGGAAGCTTCGTAGCGCTTGTCACCAGGAAGCGTCTTCACGTTCTGGCGGGTAAGGATAATCGCGGTCGGGCGGTCGTTGTTTTCAAAAGCCATTTCCCAAGCGGTCACGGTTTCGAAGGCATCGGCCGGGCGAAGCACCAGCATTTCGGACTTGCCGTCTTCGCGCTTGAGACCTTCGAGCAAACGGATCTGGGTTTCGTGTTCAATCGGCTGGTGCGTCGGGCCGTCTTCGCCCACGCGGAAGCTGTCATGCGTGTACATGAACTTGACCGGGAGCTTCATGAGGGCTGCCATACGGATAGCCGGCTTCATGAAGTCGCTGAACACGAAGAATGTAGCACAAATCGGATAGAGGCCGCCGTGCAGTGCGATACCGCAGCAGATGGCGCCCATGGTAAGTTCGGCAACACCCACCTGAACGAAGGCGCCCTTGAAGTCGCCTGCGCGGAAGATGCCGGTCTTGTTAAGGAAGGCCTGGGTGTTGTCGGAGTTAGAAAGGTCAGCAGAGCTGCAGATGCAGTTCTTCACGTTTTCGGCGAGGTAGCCGAGCACGGTACCGGAAGTGACGCGGGTAGCGACACCTTCCTTGAGTTCGAGGCCAGAAAGGTCGATCTTCGGAGCCTTGCCCGAGAGCCATTCCTTGAGGGTGGCAGCCTTTTCCGGGTTCTTGGCGTCCCAAGCAGCCTTGGCCTTCTTCCATTCGGCAACCTGCTTGCGGAGTTCTTCCTTACGGGCTTCGAAGCCAGCCTTCACGTCGTCAAAAATCTTGAATGCATCGGCCGGATCGCCGCCGAGGTTCTTCACGGTTGCATCAGTAGAAGCGCCTGCTGCGTTCAGCGGCTGACCGTGGGTAGAAACGGCTCCTTCGAAGGATTTGCCGTCTTCGGCAATGGCGCCCTTGGCCATAGTGGTGTGACCGATGATGATGGTCGGCTTTTCGGTTTCGGCCCAAGCGGCCTTGAATGCCTTGCGGAGTTCTGCAATGTTGTGACCGTCGGCCACGTCAATCACGCGGAAGCCCCATGCTTCGTACTGCTTCTTGAAGTCGTGGCTCATCACGTCTTCAACCTTGCAGGACAGCTGCACCTGGTTAGCGTCGTAGAAGAAAATGAGGTTAGAAAGCTTGAGGTGACCGGCAATACGGCCCACGCCGTAAGCGATTTCTTCTTCGAGGCCGCCGTCAGAGACGAGGCATACGACCTTGTGCTGCAGAATGTCGCCAAAACGTTCGACCATGAATCGTTCGGCAATAGCGTTACCGAGGGCTACGGCATGACCGATACCGAGCGGGCCCGAGGAGTTTTCGATGCCGAGGGCGACTTCGACTTCGGGGTGACCCGGAGTGCGGGAGCCGAGCTGGCGGAAATTCTTGAGGTCTTCCATCGAGAGGTTGCCGAGCATGGCCAGTTCGCCGTACAGGAGCGCGGACATGTGGCCCGGGTCCATAAAGAAGCGGTCGCGGGCTTCCCAGTAGGGGTTTTCGGGGTCAAAACGGAGAAATTCCGAATACAGGAGCGTAATGGCGTCTGCTGCGCCCATGGCTCCACCCGGGTGACCGGACTTTGCCTTCTGCACCATGGCAGCGGAAAGGATTCGAATGTTGTCAGCCGCTTTTGTAACCAACGCGTCTTGCACTTTTTTAACCTCTCTTTAGAATTTGCGACCCAAATTTAACTTTTTTTGGCCAATCTCTCAAGGTAAGCAGTCAGAAAACACCTTATAATCTCCTTATAATTAACGAAACTTAGTGAAAAATGTTTTACCAAATCCATAGGAATATACGGCCGTTTTATATCTATTTTTGGGGCAGGAAAAACAAAGGTCTCTTAACATGTTAAAAAATATTTACAAAACAGTCTTTATCGCCTTGGCAGGTCTCGTCGGAACAGCCAACGCACTCGAAATCCGTCCTCTTGCTGAAATCGAATTCCCGACAAAAGTGAATATCGCTTATGAACAAGCGGGCAACAAGAATGACTCCAAGTGGGACACCGATCTTCTGTTCATGGGCGGTACCGAAGTTCTCTTCTCTCCCGTAATTCCTATCCGCTTCGGTGGCGGTATCGCTTACAAGAGCGCCCAGAAAAAGGGCGGCACGATTGTGACTCCGGCAACTCTCCCTATCTGGGGAACCATTTCTTACGATCCCATCAAGGGCCAATATGCCGTTTCGCCCTACATCGTTGCAAGATTAGGTACCCTTCTGCCGCTTTCCAGCAACGGAAACTGGTATGAAAAGCCTCTCAACTTTTTTGCCCAAGGCGGTATCGGCGTCATCCTGCCGTTCAACATCGGACTTGAAGTCAACTACGACTACACCACACTGCTCAAGTCTTACAAGAGCTTAGATACCCAGGCTAGGGCATCCTCCGGTCGCGTGGGCGTCATGATTTCTTACGGATTCGATCTCGGATCTAATAACTCGAAGCCCGAAGAAGAACCTAAGGGCTACGACGTCTCCTCCATTACCAACGAAAGCACAAGCGAAGAACCCGCCGAATCCCAGGAATCTTCCGGTTTCGACTACTCCGGCGGAGCTTATGACTCTTCTGAACCGGACACCACGGCAACGACTTCTGAAACGGATTATGGTTACGGCTATGGCGCCTCTGAAGAAACTCCGGCTGAATCTACCGAAGACACCGCAAGTGCCCCTGTAGCAGAAGAAGCCCCGGCAGAAGAGAGCGCCGCTGAAGAACCGGCTGCAGAAGAAGCCGCCGCAGAGCCCGAAGCTGTCGCAGAGCCCGAACCGGAACCTGAACCGGCTGCAGAACCCGCTCCGGAACCGGAACCCAAGCCCGCAGCAAAGAAGGCTTCGAAGAAGTCCAGCAAGAAGTCTAAGAAGTCTTCCAAGAAGTCCTCCAAAAAGTCCAGCAAAAAGAGCAAAAAGAAGAAGTAATGCTCACACAAAATTGAAAACTGAATAGTTAACAAAGAACTAGGCGCCCACGGGCGCCTTCATTATTTATATTTATAAAATGAAAGCTTTCATTACTGGACTTTTGAAGAATCTCGCCCACCCGGGAACGATTGTAGGCCTCATTGTTTCGATTGCTATTCCGTTCCTGATTTACCTGGGTCCGAACGTAGGTCACAAGGGCACCATTAAAAATCTTGACCTTTACCTGCCACTTCCGCTATTTATCATCCAGCTGATTGCAGCGATTGTTATTTTCGCTCTTTTGCATAAGGATTTTCGCGAATGGATCAAGGGGATTCTGCCCGAAAAGAAGATTTCGATCTTGATGATTGCCTTTACCGCGGCAATTACGATTTTCGCCGGCACCCAGATTGAAGCCCGCCACCGCGTGCAAAGCGACGAAAGCGTATTCATGTCAGTCGCCCAGAACATGTACTACAACCATGAATCGGGCACTTGCAACCAGGGATTCTTCGAAGACGGCAAGCTGAAATGCGTAGCAACCTCCAACAGTTTCAAGACCAAGGGACTCGCCTTCCTTTACCTGCTCGGCATGCCGCTCTTGGGCAACAACCTGCACTGGATTTTCCACATGGAAC
Coding sequences within it:
- the nrdR gene encoding transcriptional regulator NrdR, giving the protein MICPFCKKDNDKVVDSRVSGSSIRRRRECCECGKRFTTREYIEVQPLTVIKRSGEHEPFQREKLLRGIMNSCKKRPVSVADIEQLATNVENALTVTENFEVSYEQIGNLVMQELKKLDAVAYVRFASIYREFKEVGEFVDQIKSMDK
- a CDS encoding transketolase, which produces MQDALVTKAADNIRILSAAMVQKAKSGHPGGAMGAADAITLLYSEFLRFDPENPYWEARDRFFMDPGHMSALLYGELAMLGNLSMEDLKNFRQLGSRTPGHPEVEVALGIENSSGPLGIGHAVALGNAIAERFMVERFGDILQHKVVCLVSDGGLEEEIAYGVGRIAGHLKLSNLIFFYDANQVQLSCKVEDVMSHDFKKQYEAWGFRVIDVADGHNIAELRKAFKAAWAETEKPTIIIGHTTMAKGAIAEDGKSFEGAVSTHGQPLNAAGASTDATVKNLGGDPADAFKIFDDVKAGFEARKEELRKQVAEWKKAKAAWDAKNPEKAATLKEWLSGKAPKIDLSGLELKEGVATRVTSGTVLGYLAENVKNCICSSADLSNSDNTQAFLNKTGIFRAGDFKGAFVQVGVAELTMGAICCGIALHGGLYPICATFFVFSDFMKPAIRMAALMKLPVKFMYTHDSFRVGEDGPTHQPIEHETQIRLLEGLKREDGKSEMLVLRPADAFETVTAWEMAFENNDRPTAIILTRQNVKTLPGDKRYEASKACRKGAYIVSDNCGSARPDLTFVSNGSDVLLTHDAAEILRGEGLKVRVVSMISPALFMAQDKAYRESVIVPWTPVFAKSSGLPLLFAQVVGGFGKVSGLERFGASAPAAVLEKEFGYTPEAVVAAAKEYLAEFKANVAEFKKFN